One genomic window of uncultured Erythrobacter sp. includes the following:
- a CDS encoding YadA-like family protein: MRNTLLLSTALTIGAVASLIVPAEQARADDCLLDRDNDGNVDLGPTDNDGGANSSDSDTRTACGVGAVATGSFASAFGSEANATGLRSIAIGRISEATAADATAVGHFAQATGDDSTVVGQAAIASGARATALGQGSSASMADATAVGQSANASGAGAIAIGHGAAAPTQNSIAIGTDSDATNSGSVAIGGDGTDGDTLGAQATGAESVAIGADAVASTVAAVALGKGATASGVGGTSIGTSTIASGARSTVVGVNSQTIGTDSTAIGANAIADFNNSTLLGASSAVGGANSLAAGFGANANGEDATAIGAGAQAAAFGTAFGRLAISSASEALAIGQNSDATSTAAVAVGTDAQATGIAAVSLGRQANASASDAIAIGRSSAASQSNALAFGSFAEATGTGALAFGARSDATATGAIAIGGDAPVDVDSDGASATGDFSLAIGPDASASGGLSYALGAISSSSGTNATAIGSFSNAAGGSSLAIGSSSSAASDRSTALGAAAAATAENATALGARANAGFANSTALGVDATSTAANQVTLGGTGSSVRIGDIAASTAAQVGPVEAVTVDGSGVLGTSSVATAASVENVRVSLNALSQVSDAQFAQLETSVLALDGRVSGLEFQLEDLDERTRGGVAMAMAMGAAPIVPGKNVSMTVAAANYRGEQAFSGSLTGRVSESVYLSASVSGNTSDENVGARVAATIGF; the protein is encoded by the coding sequence ATGAGGAATACACTGCTGCTTTCGACTGCGCTCACAATAGGCGCTGTCGCTTCGTTGATTGTGCCCGCGGAGCAGGCGCGCGCCGATGACTGCCTGCTAGACCGGGACAATGATGGCAATGTCGATCTGGGCCCTACCGACAATGATGGCGGGGCGAACTCTTCGGATTCAGACACCCGAACGGCGTGCGGCGTCGGCGCAGTGGCCACGGGTTCATTCGCCAGTGCTTTTGGCAGCGAGGCCAATGCAACAGGGCTGCGCAGCATTGCAATTGGTCGTATCTCGGAAGCAACGGCTGCTGACGCGACGGCTGTGGGCCACTTCGCCCAAGCGACCGGTGATGATTCCACGGTTGTCGGACAGGCCGCAATTGCGAGCGGAGCTCGCGCGACCGCTCTCGGTCAAGGTAGCTCTGCAAGCATGGCTGACGCCACTGCAGTCGGCCAGTCCGCCAACGCCAGCGGTGCGGGCGCAATCGCAATTGGCCACGGCGCCGCTGCGCCAACCCAAAATTCAATCGCCATCGGCACCGATTCCGACGCCACCAATTCGGGCAGCGTCGCGATCGGAGGCGATGGCACCGATGGAGATACGCTAGGCGCGCAGGCGACCGGAGCCGAGTCTGTCGCGATTGGTGCCGACGCGGTGGCATCAACCGTTGCAGCGGTCGCCTTGGGCAAGGGGGCAACCGCCAGTGGCGTTGGCGGGACCTCTATCGGCACAAGTACGATTGCCTCTGGCGCCCGCTCGACTGTCGTGGGTGTGAACTCGCAAACCATCGGAACCGACAGCACAGCAATCGGCGCAAACGCAATCGCAGATTTCAACAATTCGACCCTGCTAGGAGCCAGTTCCGCAGTCGGAGGCGCTAACAGCCTCGCGGCAGGTTTTGGCGCGAACGCTAACGGTGAAGATGCCACGGCCATCGGCGCTGGGGCGCAGGCGGCTGCCTTCGGCACGGCTTTCGGACGTCTGGCCATTTCAAGCGCCAGCGAAGCTCTCGCTATCGGCCAGAATAGCGACGCCACCTCCACAGCCGCTGTGGCAGTCGGGACGGATGCGCAGGCCACAGGTATCGCTGCGGTTTCGCTGGGACGGCAAGCCAACGCTTCAGCGAGCGACGCCATCGCAATCGGCCGGTCAAGCGCAGCCAGCCAAAGCAACGCGCTGGCCTTCGGGTCCTTCGCGGAAGCCACCGGTACCGGAGCTCTTGCCTTCGGGGCGCGGAGCGATGCCACCGCAACGGGCGCAATTGCCATTGGCGGCGATGCGCCGGTTGATGTGGATTCGGACGGCGCAAGCGCTACAGGCGACTTCTCGCTTGCCATCGGACCGGATGCTTCGGCGTCAGGCGGACTGTCTTATGCACTCGGTGCAATTTCCAGTTCCAGCGGCACCAATGCGACTGCCATCGGCTCATTTTCGAACGCGGCGGGCGGTTCGTCTTTGGCGATTGGTTCTTCCAGCTCCGCCGCAAGCGATCGTTCGACAGCGCTCGGCGCAGCGGCTGCCGCCACGGCAGAAAACGCCACAGCGCTCGGCGCCAGAGCCAATGCCGGTTTTGCGAACTCAACCGCTCTGGGCGTTGATGCAACGTCAACCGCAGCCAACCAAGTTACATTGGGCGGCACGGGAAGCTCGGTGCGGATCGGCGATATTGCTGCAAGCACGGCGGCGCAGGTAGGCCCGGTTGAAGCGGTGACGGTCGATGGCAGCGGTGTGCTGGGCACAAGCTCCGTCGCGACAGCCGCTTCAGTCGAGAATGTCCGGGTTTCGCTGAACGCTCTCTCGCAAGTCAGCGATGCCCAGTTTGCGCAGCTCGAAACCAGCGTATTGGCGCTCGATGGGCGGGTGTCCGGGCTGGAGTTCCAGCTCGAGGATCTCGACGAGCGCACGCGCGGCGGTGTGGCGATGGCAATGGCCATGGGCGCAGCTCCGATTGTGCCGGGCAAGAATGTCTCGATGACGGTCGCCGCCGCCAATTATCGCGGCGAGCAAGCGTTCTCAGGATCGCTCACCGGGCGCGTGTCGGAAAGCGTGTATCTGTCCGCCAGCGTCAGCGGCAATACGAGCGATGAGAATGTCGGCGCGCGGGTCGCGGCGACCATCGGTTTCTGA
- a CDS encoding YadA-like family protein, producing MKNALLLSTALTLGVGASMMLPVEQVRADDCLLDRDNDGIVDQFTDNDGGANSNNNDERLACGVGSEATGNRSTAVGNSASATQADATALGQASIASGINSTAVGEDAISNQNEATSVGADSRAIGLESTAIGRAANATGTGATAVGRGAIASNTRATAVGRNSQATTLGATAIGESSSATASGTVALGYLAEATGISSTSIGVDAEASATNSTALGWIAEASAVGASAIGNQSDATGEDSTALGFDARATATDASSFGARSRASFANATSVGSNANASAVNSTVLGAYAEAAGISSIAIGVGADATQSSAVAIGANSLASGSNSVALGTDVEASATNTVAIGHDAIADTIDATAVGKSASATSDNASAFGESASASVTGAVAIGANSSSAGTRTVALGTNSSAANTRSIAIGGDTSTSGNRSIAIGGESSTSGANSIALGSSSQTFSSGAIAIGGDSSDPGEEGAQASGVDSIAFGADASSGGTDAIAIGAAANANGNDAISIGGNTLSTTLSMAVGTGAQATSPRATALGSAAVGSAQRSTAVGFETEATGTNSTALGSAALASGESATALGIATTATDIGATAIGNSADATSVNTTAVGRAAQATAGSAVALGNAANASGVSAFAQGSLASASGDNSVAIGAQTVAAAEGAIAIGEMADAQGVDSFALGTLTTASGISAIAIGGDGPIDADDEGSEATGDYSTAIGPDAKATGALSYSLGAISSASGVNSTALGSFANASGGSSLALGSGADATANFSSAIGTGSSALHAASFALGAGAITTRINQIVLGQDGSGFGATGPVTVTIPGLPTGASNAAQSGSLFFVTVDSAGNLGFTNSVPSSASAPVGMVQSNQAVASEAAPTFTHTSVDGGPVGAPGEGVMTADATRGLAERPTEIAMIDETQAVTAPPADADADAGTRRVATSATGRSPAVLNTLATPALAQVTDAQFTQLSGRVTELEGQVDTLFDLAGTIDRDAQRGIAAIAAQANPHFPSEAGKTSYASNVATYRGEVGVSLGVMHRLEGDFAITAGVTYAGGNSTAVRAGVAGEF from the coding sequence ATGAAAAATGCACTGCTGCTTTCGACCGCGCTCACTCTGGGTGTCGGGGCGTCAATGATGCTGCCTGTCGAACAAGTACGGGCCGATGACTGCCTGCTGGATCGCGACAATGACGGGATTGTCGATCAATTCACCGACAATGATGGCGGGGCGAACTCCAACAACAATGACGAGCGGTTGGCATGCGGTGTGGGTTCAGAAGCAACCGGCAACAGATCCACTGCGGTCGGTAACTCTGCGTCCGCCACGCAGGCCGATGCGACCGCGCTAGGTCAGGCTTCAATTGCATCGGGCATCAACTCCACCGCTGTGGGCGAGGATGCGATTTCAAACCAGAACGAAGCAACCAGCGTAGGGGCCGATTCAAGAGCCATTGGCCTCGAATCAACCGCGATTGGCCGCGCTGCGAACGCAACGGGAACCGGCGCAACAGCAGTTGGGCGCGGGGCGATTGCTTCGAACACCAGGGCCACCGCTGTTGGACGCAATTCGCAAGCGACGACGCTCGGTGCAACGGCAATTGGCGAAAGCTCCAGTGCGACCGCTTCAGGCACTGTCGCTCTGGGATATCTGGCGGAGGCTACCGGCATTTCCTCAACAAGTATTGGGGTAGATGCAGAGGCCAGTGCGACGAACTCCACCGCTTTGGGCTGGATCGCCGAAGCATCAGCCGTGGGCGCATCTGCCATCGGAAACCAGTCCGATGCAACCGGAGAAGATTCCACTGCGCTTGGCTTTGACGCTCGGGCTACGGCGACCGATGCATCAAGCTTCGGCGCGAGATCGCGAGCATCATTCGCCAATGCAACTTCGGTTGGATCGAACGCTAACGCATCCGCCGTGAATTCAACTGTTCTGGGCGCATACGCTGAGGCAGCCGGCATATCGTCAATAGCAATCGGCGTGGGAGCCGATGCAACCCAATCAAGTGCGGTCGCAATAGGGGCCAACAGTTTGGCCAGTGGGTCGAATTCGGTTGCGCTGGGAACGGACGTCGAAGCAAGTGCGACAAATACGGTCGCGATTGGTCACGATGCCATTGCCGATACAATCGATGCCACGGCAGTAGGCAAATCAGCCAGCGCGACCTCTGATAACGCCAGTGCATTTGGTGAATCGGCGAGCGCATCGGTGACAGGGGCTGTTGCTATTGGTGCAAATAGCTCATCGGCAGGGACAAGAACCGTCGCCCTTGGCACAAATTCTTCCGCCGCGAACACCCGCTCCATCGCAATAGGAGGCGATACTTCGACCAGCGGCAACCGCTCCATCGCCATAGGGGGCGAATCTTCAACCAGCGGCGCCAATTCGATTGCACTGGGTTCCAGTTCTCAAACGTTCAGCAGCGGTGCTATTGCTATCGGCGGTGATTCCAGTGACCCGGGAGAAGAGGGCGCGCAGGCAAGCGGAGTGGACTCCATCGCGTTTGGTGCAGATGCCAGCTCTGGGGGCACGGACGCAATCGCCATTGGCGCAGCCGCCAACGCCAATGGTAACGATGCAATCAGCATTGGCGGAAACACTTTGTCCACAACCCTAAGCATGGCAGTTGGCACCGGCGCACAGGCAACAAGTCCACGTGCCACAGCTCTTGGGTCGGCTGCAGTAGGTAGCGCGCAACGGAGCACGGCCGTAGGTTTCGAAACGGAAGCAACAGGCACCAACAGCACCGCATTGGGCAGCGCAGCTCTTGCCAGCGGAGAGAGTGCGACTGCTTTGGGCATCGCCACAACAGCCACCGACATTGGTGCGACAGCAATTGGAAATTCCGCCGATGCGACCTCTGTGAACACGACTGCGGTAGGCAGGGCAGCTCAGGCTACTGCCGGCTCCGCCGTCGCGCTTGGCAACGCTGCGAATGCCAGCGGCGTCTCTGCGTTTGCGCAGGGCTCCCTTGCCAGTGCATCGGGCGACAACTCGGTTGCAATTGGCGCACAAACTGTCGCCGCAGCCGAAGGTGCGATTGCGATTGGCGAAATGGCGGATGCTCAGGGTGTGGACAGCTTCGCGCTCGGCACGCTCACCACAGCCAGCGGGATAAGCGCAATCGCCATCGGCGGGGATGGTCCGATCGATGCCGATGATGAAGGGTCGGAGGCGACCGGTGATTATTCGACAGCTATTGGTCCGGACGCGAAGGCGACGGGTGCATTATCCTATTCGCTCGGCGCGATTTCCAGCGCGAGCGGGGTCAATTCAACCGCGCTCGGTTCTTTCGCCAATGCCAGCGGCGGGTCTTCACTGGCGCTTGGTTCGGGCGCAGACGCGACGGCCAACTTCTCCTCTGCCATCGGCACCGGATCGAGCGCGCTGCACGCCGCCTCCTTTGCCTTGGGCGCGGGTGCGATCACGACGCGGATCAACCAGATTGTGCTCGGACAGGACGGATCGGGCTTCGGCGCCACCGGCCCGGTGACTGTCACCATTCCTGGCTTGCCGACCGGAGCGTCGAACGCTGCGCAATCGGGATCGCTGTTCTTCGTTACGGTGGATTCTGCCGGGAACCTCGGATTCACCAACAGTGTGCCGTCGTCAGCCAGCGCGCCGGTAGGCATGGTGCAATCCAATCAGGCTGTCGCGTCAGAAGCCGCGCCGACCTTCACGCATACCAGCGTCGATGGAGGCCCGGTCGGAGCACCCGGCGAAGGTGTAATGACAGCCGATGCGACACGCGGGCTCGCCGAGCGTCCGACCGAGATTGCGATGATCGACGAAACGCAGGCGGTGACGGCACCGCCTGCTGACGCCGATGCGGACGCAGGCACACGCCGCGTGGCGACTTCGGCAACGGGAAGGAGCCCGGCAGTGCTCAACACCCTCGCCACGCCGGCGCTGGCGCAGGTGACGGATGCGCAGTTCACCCAGCTTTCGGGCAGAGTGACTGAGCTCGAAGGGCAAGTCGACACGCTGTTCGACCTTGCCGGAACGATCGACCGCGACGCGCAGCGCGGCATCGCGGCGATCGCAGCGCAGGCCAATCCGCACTTTCCCTCCGAAGCAGGCAAGACCAGCTACGCGAGCAATGTCGCGACCTATCGCGGCGAAGTGGGCGTGTCGCTGGGCGTGATGCACCGGTTGGAAGGCGACTTCGCCATCACCGCCGGTGTCACCTATGCAGGCGGCAATTCCACCGCCGTTCGCGCCGGTGTTGCCGGGGAGTTCTGA
- a CDS encoding YadA-like family protein → MKTKLLLSTALSVGVAVSVLAMPQEARADATPPCNNNPVGPDGVAATDDEGLECGENSMATGSDSTALGEDTFAAGFESIAIGKSSAATGSSGIAIGQSADATQAAAVAIGRNTQAGGGASIAIGDTASTNDFAQIALGSSATTTDRESIAIGQAATASGSYAISLGAGTVTNGLSSIAIGWSANVQSQRATVVGATASVAANAENSVALGHRASVSSGGTNGVAVGNFANAAAVNAVAIGNFSEATGTGAFALGTESEATAAGAIAIGSENSETFESETVASGEGNVAIGRGARAAFGIDSVAIGDNAEVRGGPGISIGADAYAQDNAISIGVNAQGVNETVLVGNNTSVGTNARNIVAIGNNAFSEDGGVALGDGAAVNGSGSVALGRNSETSEINVVSVGSSSNRRRITNVQDGINANDAVTVAQLNAAVAGGAGSNQFIDVDGSGNPASASNNSIAIGSDATANVISSVVIGDGANSTNSRSVVLGNNADSFNGTESVAIGADADAFGSGNVAVGVAAAASGGSVAVGAGADTSFSANAVAIGLGSSVFGDGSVAVGTGSVASGTGVFSIGSETIKRRITNVAAASDATDAVNLGQLNAAIAGVSGGGGGSAFLAVNSTGSAASATGTDAIAVGTAGAEGDRAIAVGADAFAGNVDSVAVGSDANAEGDRAAAFGSLARADANDAVAIGYATSATGSGSVALGGDGNDDDTNGTFGAQALGTQTTSLGADAFSAGLNTTALGAGTLATGVQSTAVGSGAGANGVGALAFGAFSQARGTFSTALGYQSFAAVDRATAIGNTAQATNVQSTAIGFGTRARGTDSTAIGSGAVADQANATAVGAGATTTAANQVALGGTGSAVRIGDIEASTMAQVGPVDVVTVDQNGTLGRQQVAAAASVQNVRTSINALAEISDAQFDALAGRVTSVEGRLDLVEGQLEVLGNEIASSTAVAVAMGGTTFLPDTSFSLSANVGTYDGAHAGSFTIGALVSENVAVNAGVATGFNRNGKTAGRVGVTLGF, encoded by the coding sequence ATGAAAACCAAACTGCTGCTTTCGACCGCTTTGAGCGTAGGTGTTGCTGTGAGTGTGCTGGCAATGCCGCAAGAGGCGCGGGCGGATGCAACGCCCCCATGCAACAACAATCCCGTCGGTCCCGATGGGGTTGCTGCAACTGACGACGAAGGTCTCGAATGCGGCGAAAACTCCATGGCAACCGGAAGCGATTCCACTGCACTGGGTGAAGACACCTTCGCGGCCGGATTTGAATCGATTGCTATTGGCAAGAGCTCTGCAGCCACCGGGTCATCAGGCATTGCCATCGGGCAATCGGCGGACGCTACACAAGCGGCAGCGGTGGCTATCGGTCGCAACACTCAAGCGGGTGGCGGCGCGTCTATTGCTATCGGTGATACTGCGAGCACCAACGACTTTGCGCAGATCGCGCTCGGATCTTCTGCGACCACAACTGACCGTGAATCCATCGCGATAGGTCAGGCAGCAACCGCCTCCGGTTCCTACGCAATCTCGCTTGGCGCCGGGACGGTAACCAACGGGCTCAGCTCGATCGCCATCGGCTGGTCGGCGAATGTGCAGTCGCAGCGCGCCACAGTGGTCGGGGCAACTGCAAGCGTTGCTGCCAATGCGGAGAACAGTGTTGCGCTTGGTCACCGAGCGTCCGTTTCGAGCGGCGGAACCAATGGTGTCGCAGTCGGCAACTTTGCAAACGCCGCAGCAGTGAACGCGGTAGCCATCGGCAACTTTTCTGAGGCCACCGGAACCGGCGCGTTTGCCTTGGGGACCGAATCCGAAGCGACCGCGGCCGGAGCCATCGCCATTGGATCGGAAAACAGCGAAACCTTCGAATCTGAAACCGTCGCCAGCGGCGAAGGTAATGTGGCTATCGGACGCGGTGCTCGTGCAGCTTTCGGTATCGACAGCGTAGCAATCGGCGACAACGCCGAGGTTCGCGGCGGACCCGGCATCTCGATTGGCGCAGATGCCTACGCGCAGGACAATGCCATTAGCATTGGCGTCAACGCTCAGGGTGTCAACGAAACCGTTCTGGTCGGAAACAACACCAGCGTCGGAACAAACGCGCGTAACATCGTAGCAATCGGCAACAATGCCTTCAGCGAAGATGGCGGTGTTGCTCTCGGCGACGGAGCTGCCGTGAATGGATCGGGTTCTGTTGCACTCGGTCGGAATTCGGAGACCTCAGAAATCAACGTGGTTTCCGTCGGCAGCAGCAGTAACAGGCGTCGGATTACCAATGTGCAGGACGGTATCAACGCCAACGACGCCGTAACCGTGGCGCAGCTCAATGCAGCGGTCGCTGGGGGTGCAGGCTCGAACCAGTTCATCGACGTTGACGGATCGGGGAACCCGGCCTCGGCTAGCAACAATTCCATCGCCATAGGTTCCGACGCTACCGCCAACGTCATCTCTTCCGTTGTCATCGGTGATGGAGCCAACTCGACAAACAGTCGTTCGGTTGTGCTGGGCAACAACGCCGACTCCTTCAATGGCACAGAATCCGTTGCCATCGGCGCTGATGCCGATGCCTTTGGTAGTGGAAACGTCGCAGTCGGTGTCGCTGCTGCGGCTTCGGGCGGGTCTGTCGCGGTTGGCGCGGGTGCCGACACTTCGTTCTCTGCAAATGCCGTCGCGATTGGTCTAGGCAGCTCGGTGTTCGGCGACGGATCGGTTGCAGTCGGCACGGGTTCGGTTGCGAGTGGAACAGGCGTCTTCTCTATCGGGTCGGAGACGATCAAGCGCCGAATTACCAATGTCGCTGCTGCCTCTGACGCCACCGACGCGGTCAATCTCGGCCAACTCAATGCCGCGATTGCCGGAGTATCTGGCGGCGGTGGCGGTAGCGCATTCCTTGCCGTCAATTCCACTGGTTCAGCTGCCAGCGCGACCGGTACAGATGCAATTGCAGTCGGCACCGCTGGCGCCGAGGGTGACCGTGCTATCGCAGTGGGCGCAGATGCCTTTGCCGGGAATGTCGATAGTGTCGCAGTTGGTTCTGATGCCAATGCGGAAGGCGATCGTGCAGCAGCCTTTGGCAGCCTTGCTCGCGCTGATGCGAACGATGCGGTGGCCATCGGCTATGCTACCTCTGCCACAGGATCGGGTTCTGTTGCCCTAGGCGGTGACGGGAATGACGATGACACCAACGGTACATTCGGCGCGCAGGCGCTCGGCACCCAGACCACTTCCCTCGGTGCTGATGCATTCTCGGCTGGTCTCAACACCACCGCGCTGGGTGCGGGAACGCTGGCGACCGGCGTGCAGTCCACCGCTGTCGGCTCCGGTGCAGGCGCGAACGGTGTCGGCGCTCTCGCCTTTGGTGCGTTTTCTCAAGCGCGCGGCACGTTCTCGACCGCGCTGGGCTATCAGTCTTTCGCTGCTGTCGACCGTGCCACGGCAATCGGCAACACCGCGCAGGCGACCAATGTGCAATCGACCGCTATCGGCTTTGGCACCCGCGCTCGTGGGACGGACTCGACCGCCATCGGTTCGGGAGCCGTCGCCGACCAAGCCAACGCTACGGCAGTTGGCGCTGGAGCCACCACCACAGCCGCTAACCAAGTCGCTCTTGGCGGCACGGGCAGCGCGGTTCGGATCGGCGATATCGAAGCCTCGACCATGGCGCAGGTTGGGCCGGTTGACGTGGTCACTGTCGATCAGAACGGAACGCTCGGTCGTCAGCAAGTCGCAGCCGCCGCTTCGGTGCAGAATGTGCGCACCTCGATCAACGCTCTCGCCGAAATTTCAGACGCGCAGTTTGACGCGCTCGCTGGGCGGGTGACTTCGGTCGAAGGACGGCTCGATCTGGTCGAAGGGCAACTGGAAGTCCTCGGTAACGAGATCGCCAGCTCCACTGCGGTTGCTGTGGCGATGGGCGGAACCACCTTCCTGCCTGACACCAGTTTTAGCCTTAGCGCCAATGTCGGCACCTATGATGGCGCGCATGCCGGATCGTTCACGATCGGCGCGCTCGTCAGCGAGAATGTCGCGGTCAACGCCGGTGTGGCGACCGGCTTCAACCGCAACGGGAAAACTGCCGGACGCGTTGGCGTTACGCTGGGCTTCTAA
- a CDS encoding MBL fold metallo-hydrolase: protein MSLLALAAIGGTIALPPAEPAELPEPQCQRELVVLGAGQDAGAPQIGNFSDNGPYLYPSSLGLIDRENGQRFLFDATPAITRQLADLEQATRTDRSTPPEPGLRIDGIFLTHAHIGHYLGLAYLGREAAGAKDVPVFAMPRMAQFLRSNGPWSQLVELGNIAITEMAEGQFAVLSDEFGVLPLTVPHRDEYSETVGFLIMTPDKRAIYMPDLDSWDEYAEASGSSLEELVAGADNLFIDATFWDDNELAGRDMSEIPHPRVKATMDRLQTLPDTERAKVHFIHYNHTNPIRDPHSEQSREVEARGFNVARRGDRVCLSEPREE, encoded by the coding sequence GTGAGTCTGCTCGCGCTCGCGGCAATCGGCGGAACGATTGCGCTGCCACCTGCTGAACCAGCCGAGCTTCCAGAACCGCAATGCCAGCGCGAGCTGGTGGTTCTCGGCGCAGGGCAGGATGCGGGCGCCCCGCAGATCGGGAATTTCTCCGACAACGGCCCATATCTCTATCCAAGCTCGCTCGGGCTGATTGACCGCGAGAACGGGCAGCGGTTTCTCTTCGACGCCACTCCAGCGATCACGCGGCAACTCGCCGACCTGGAGCAAGCGACGCGGACCGACCGATCAACGCCGCCCGAACCGGGTCTGAGGATTGACGGTATCTTCCTGACCCACGCGCATATCGGCCACTATCTTGGCCTCGCCTATCTTGGCCGCGAGGCTGCCGGGGCGAAAGACGTGCCGGTCTTCGCCATGCCGCGCATGGCCCAGTTCTTGCGCAGCAACGGTCCGTGGAGCCAGCTGGTCGAACTTGGAAATATCGCGATTACCGAGATGGCCGAGGGGCAGTTTGCCGTGCTCTCAGACGAGTTCGGCGTTCTCCCGCTCACTGTCCCACATCGCGATGAGTATTCCGAGACTGTCGGCTTCCTGATCATGACGCCAGACAAACGCGCGATCTACATGCCCGATCTTGATAGCTGGGACGAATACGCCGAGGCATCGGGAAGTTCGCTGGAAGAACTGGTCGCCGGCGCGGACAACCTCTTCATCGACGCAACCTTCTGGGACGACAACGAGTTAGCTGGTCGCGATATGTCGGAAATCCCGCATCCAAGGGTGAAGGCGACAATGGATCGCTTGCAGACGCTACCCGATACCGAGCGCGCCAAGGTTCACTTCATCCACTACAACCACACCAATCCGATCCGCGACCCGCACAGCGAGCAAAGCCGCGAAGTCGAGGCGCGCGGTTTCAATGTCGCGCGCCGAGGCGACCGGGTATGCCTGTCGGAGCCGCGCGAGGAATAG
- a CDS encoding amidohydrolase family protein, whose product MKFLSKLAVPAAAIAAVLSAPVAAETIAIRAGSVIVDAASAPTGPATIIIEDGRIVSISEGEGDTNADREIDLSDKTVLPGLIDLHTHLSGDPSGEFWRGATNPPEWYTLIAAKNARVTALAGFTTVRDLGSRTDQVMQSLRRATSDGVVAGPRIVTSGRTIAIVGGHGDTNGFRKEVNDAITADFACTGPVECAEKVRTASKYGADLIKITATGGVLSQQGRGLEAHFTPEEMKSIVDTAETLGLKVAAHAHGARGIEAAARAGVHTIEHGTYIDEAAADAMKASGTTLVPTLMAYEGIKRNLGKGFYTPVVEEKIRAVAEIAGTIVERADRWGVKVAFGTDAGVFPHGENAGEFALLKANGMSDRSALASATTVAAEIIGMENEIGRIAAGFSADIIAVDGNPLADVTVLEDVDFVMVRGRVIE is encoded by the coding sequence ATGAAATTCTTGAGCAAACTCGCGGTTCCCGCAGCGGCGATAGCAGCGGTGCTTTCGGCGCCGGTTGCGGCAGAAACCATTGCTATCCGTGCGGGCAGCGTGATCGTTGATGCTGCCAGCGCGCCGACCGGGCCAGCGACCATCATCATTGAAGACGGCAGGATCGTGAGCATTTCCGAAGGGGAGGGCGATACGAACGCGGATCGCGAGATTGACCTCTCCGACAAGACAGTGCTGCCCGGCCTGATCGACCTGCACACGCATCTTTCCGGCGATCCCAGCGGCGAATTCTGGCGGGGTGCGACCAACCCTCCTGAATGGTATACGCTGATCGCTGCCAAGAACGCGCGGGTCACCGCGCTGGCAGGTTTCACTACCGTTCGTGATCTTGGCTCGCGGACCGATCAGGTCATGCAAAGCCTGCGCCGTGCGACGTCTGATGGCGTGGTGGCCGGTCCCCGGATCGTCACGTCGGGACGCACCATTGCGATTGTCGGCGGACACGGAGACACGAACGGCTTTCGCAAGGAAGTGAACGACGCGATCACCGCAGACTTCGCCTGCACCGGCCCGGTCGAATGCGCCGAGAAGGTTCGCACCGCATCTAAATACGGAGCCGACCTGATCAAGATCACCGCAACCGGCGGCGTGCTCAGCCAGCAGGGCAGGGGCCTAGAGGCGCATTTCACGCCGGAAGAAATGAAGTCGATCGTCGACACCGCCGAGACGCTCGGCCTGAAAGTCGCAGCCCACGCGCACGGCGCACGCGGGATCGAAGCGGCGGCGCGTGCGGGTGTCCATACGATCGAGCATGGAACCTATATCGATGAAGCGGCTGCGGATGCGATGAAAGCCAGCGGTACAACTCTTGTGCCGACTTTGATGGCCTACGAAGGGATCAAGCGGAACCTTGGCAAAGGGTTCTACACACCAGTCGTCGAAGAGAAGATCCGCGCGGTGGCAGAGATCGCCGGCACTATTGTGGAGCGTGCAGATCGCTGGGGCGTCAAAGTCGCGTTTGGCACCGACGCAGGCGTATTCCCGCATGGCGAGAATGCAGGCGAATTCGCGCTGCTGAAAGCCAATGGCATGTCGGATCGCTCTGCTCTGGCAAGTGCGACCACGGTCGCCGCCGAGATTATCGGGATGGAGAATGAAATCGGTCGCATTGCCGCCGGTTTCTCCGCCGATATCATCGCAGTCGATGGCAATCCGCTGGCTGATGTGACTGTGCTTGAAGACGTTGATTTCGTCATGGTGCGCGGGCGCGTGATCGAGTGA